The Methanocaldococcus infernus ME region AAGAAAATGGATTTGAAGATGATAGATCCCCATACTTAAGAGATAGGGATAGGATATTATTTTCCAGATCGTTTAGAAGGTTAGGATTTAAGACTCAGATAATAACACCTATTAAAAAAGAAATAAATGACCATATCAGAAATAGACTTACTCATTCATTAGAAGTTTTGCAAATATCTACTTCTATAGCTAGATATATTAATAAGGAATATAAAAAATATAAATTAGATATTAGCTTATGTGAGGCAATAAGTTTAGGTCATGATATTGGTCATTGTCCTTATGGTCATATTGGAGAAAAAGCTATATTTAAGTTTGTTTTTGATGAAAATAACAATGAAAAGGATGACAAAGATCCAAAAAATAATTTTAAAGGAAAACTTAGACATAATTTTCAAAGTCTTAAAGTATGTTGTTTTTTAGAAAAACAATATTATCCTGATTTTTATGGGTTAAATTTAACAGTAGCTACATTAGATGGAATTTTTAAGCATACTAAAATGAGCAAAGAAGAATTAGATGAGTATAATAAAATATTTAGCAGATATTGTGATGTTTTTTGGAAAGAGAATGAAGAAATGTCTAAAAATATAGATATATATGTTCTTGACTACTTTAAAACACTTTTTGAATATAGATCTCCTTACACAATAGAAGGAATTTGTGTAGCATTATCTGATGAAATTGCACAAATATGTCATGATGTTGAGGATTTAAGAAGAATAGGTGGAATATTTTGTATTAATATTATTAATGATGTTTATGAGGAGATTAAAAAGAAGTTAGAGGAATTAATATCCAAAGAAAGTTTTGAAGAAAATATTAAAAAAATATTTGATGAATTTAAAGAAGCGTATAACAATTCCAATATAATAAAAGTTGAAAGATTATATACAAAAATAATAATAAAATTAGCATTATCTTCAATTTCAAAAATATTATTTAAATTAAAAGAAGACACTAGTGAAGATGATTGGAAAGAATTAATTAGAGATTATCATCTTGGTAGTTTTGATGATTTAATAAATATTATTGAAAAGAAAAAGGTAGAAATAGATGAAATTAATATCTACATATTAAAACTATTTGAAGACATCCAAAATATAATAAAGAACTCTCTTGATGATCATAATATTGCTCGTTGGGATGTAAAAGGAAAAGATCTTTATTTAGAGCTATGCAAATATTTATATGATATTATGAAAGATCAACATGATATTTTCAAAATATTTCCAAAAAATATGAGGAAACATTTAAAATTGTCATATAAAGTAGGGAAAAAATTAGAAGAAGATTATAAAATTGGAGATTTGAGATTTAAAGTACCTATTTGGGATTATTTAGCAGGAATGACTGATAGTTATATTATAAAAGAGTATGAATCAATAATATTTAAAAAAGTAAATATTTTATAATATTATGATTATTAGGGATTATAAATGTGTGGTATAAATGGAATAATTAGATTTAATGGAAAAGTTGAGAAAGAAGAAATTTTAAAGATGAATAAAGCCATTAAACATAGAGGGCCTGATGATGAAGGAGCTTTTGTTAGTAATAACATTGGCTTAGGACATGTTAGATTAGCTATTCTTGATTTATCTGAGAAAGGGCATCAGCCAATGGGTTTAACTAAGGAAGGGAAGATAATTTATAAAGATGATGAGTTAGAGAAAGCAGATTATATTATTGTTTATAATGGAGAGGTTTATAACTATAAGGAGTTAATAGAAAAATTTAACCTAAAAACTGAAACTGGAACTGACACTGAAATTATTTTAAGACTTTATCAAAAACTTGGCTTTGATTGTGTTAAAGAGTTTAATGGCATGTGGGCTTTTGCTATTTATGATAAAGAGAAAAATATCTTGTTTTGCTCAAGAGATAGGCTTGGAGTTAAGCCTTTCTATTACTATTGGGATGGAGAAGAGTTTATTTTTTCCTCTGAGTTAAAGGGAATCTTAGCAGTTAAAAAGTTAAACAAGAAGGAGAATATAAATAAAGAGGCTGTTCAACTTTACTTTGCTCTTGGCTTTATCCCCTCTCCTTGGACTATTTATAACAAAACTTTTAAGTTAGAAGCAGCTCACAACTTAGTCTTAGATTTAGCTAAAAGAGAAATAAAAAAATGGAGATATTGGGAGTTGCCAAAATACAACCCAATTTATGATAAAAAGAAATTAATAGAGGAAGGGAAAAAGCTTTTAGAAGATGCTGTAAGAATAAGAATGAGAAGTGATGTTCCAGTTGGGGCTTTTTTAAGCGGTGGCTTAGATAGCTCAACAGTTGTAGCTGTTATGAGTAAATTTACTGATTTAAAGAAGTTACATACTTTTTCTATAGGCTTTGAGGGAAAATATGATGAAACTCCTTACATAAAGACGGTTGTTGATCATTTAAAAACTCAGCATCATCATTATTATTTCAAAGAGAAGGATTTTGAAGAATTAATTGATAAATATGTTTGGATTTATGATGAGCCTTTTGGAGACTATTCTGGCTTTCCTACTTATAAAGTTAGTGAGCTTGCTAAGAAATATGTTACTGTATGTCTAAGTGGAGATGGTGGAGATGAAGTTTTTGCTGGTTACATGAATCATTTAGCTGCAAGAAGATATGAATTAATCAAGAGAATACCCAAAATTTTGAGGAAAGCTTTATATTTAATATTAAGTAAGTTAAATAAGCAAAAAAAATTAAATAGCTTTTTCAGTTTGACTACTTTAACTGAAGCTTTAAGACTCTCTTTAATGGCAGATTTTAAATTTTATTCAGAAGCCTTTGAAAGTGAAAGAATTTCTCCAAAGGTATTTAAAAACTGGAGTGAAAACAACTTAAAATATTCTTTAAGAGTTTCTAATAATTGCTTTGCTGAAGCTATTAGAGTCTATGATTTGCTTTTTAATACTTTATCTGATCATTTCTTAGTTAAAGTGGATAGAGCTTCAATGGCCAATGCCTTAGAAGTTAGAAGCCCTTTCTTAGATTATAGATTTGCTGAATTTTCACAAAAAATTCCAATAGAGTGGAAAGTTAATTTATTTAAAACTAAAAAGTTAATGAGAGAAATTATTGAAAATTATCTTCCTAAGGAGATAGTTAATAGAGGTAAGTGGGGCTTTACCCCACCATTAGAGGAGTGGATACTGAAAGAGAAATATTTGAAGGAAATAGAAAATAATTTAAAAGTTTTAAAAGAAATAGATAAAGAACTTTATAATTTTTTTAAAGAAAAAGTTTTAAAGAATAAGGATCAGAAAATATATAAGATTTATTTGATTAGATTATTTATATTTATAAAGTGGTGGGAAAGATGGACAAAAAATTAGAACTATATGAGGAAATATACAAAAGCAATTTTAGTTTTGGGAAAATTGGAAAAAGTTTTTAAAAAAACTCAATAAACAAAAAATAAAGGTTTTCCTTTTAGTAGTTATGATTGGTTAAAAATTAAAAAACTATACAACAAATCGCCAAAATATCTTAAAAAATTATTTGAAATTATACGCCTTTTATAATATTTTGGCAATTATTGTAGTTAGAAAAACTAATCCAATTAAGTATATAAAAAATTATGAAAATCTTTCTAGGAGTATGGATTTTTGGACAGATTTAGTTGACGGGTTAGGAGGCTATCCTTATGAATTTGCTTCTGTTGAAGAAATAAAAAGTTTCTTTTTAAAAAGGAATTTTAAAGTTGTTAAAATTAAAAAAAGTGATGGATATGGATGTAATGAATTTTTATTTATGAAATTATGCTAAGTGATAGTTATGGATAGAAATATCTTAATTGTAATATCCTCATTAAAAAAAGGAGGTGGAGCTGAAAAAGTAGCTTATACTTTAGGAAATTTATTAGAAAAGGTCAATTTTAAAGTTTATTTTTTAAACTTTTATAAATATAAAGAAGAATATTTTTTTAATAGAAAATTTTATTTAAATGAAAAATTAGAACATTCAATTTTTTCTAAATTAAAAAAATTAGTTGTTAGAGCCAAAAATATAGCTAGGTTTTCTAAAATAAATAAAATAAATTTAATAATCTCATTTATGGAGGAAGCAAATTTTTCCTCTATTTTAGCAAAGACATTTAATAATAATTTGAAAGTAATTATTTCTATACGTCAAGACGTTTCGGTTTACACTTTTTTGTATAGATTCTTAATTAAACTTCTCTACCCAAAAGCAGATAAAATAGTTGCAGTCTCAAAAGAAATAGAGGAAATACTAATCAAAGAATACAAAATTCCAAAAGAAAAAATAAAAACAATTTACAACCCACATTCAATAGAGGAATATCAAAAGCTTTCAAAAGAGCCTTTAGAAGAAAAATATAAAGAAATATTTAAAGATTCTTTCGTTTTTATAAACATTGGAAGATTAACAGAACAAAAGGGACAATGGTTCTTAATCAGAGCGTTTAAGAAAGTTTCTGAAAGACATCCAGAGGCTAAGTTAATAATTTTAGGGGAGGGGGGGTTAAGAAATAAATTAGAAAAACTAATAAAAAAACTAAACTTAGAAGATAAAGTTTTCTTACTTGGAAGACAAGATAATGTTTTTAAGTTTTTGAAGAATAGTGACTGTTTCGTTTTTTCTTCATTATGGGAGGGCTTGCCAAATACGGTTATAGAAGCTTTGAGTGTTAACCTACCAATTATCTCAACAGATTGTAAAACTGGACCGAGAGAAATTTTAGCTCCTGAATTAGATATAGGAGAAGAAATTAATTATCCTTACTATGGAAAGTATGGAATTTTAACTAAACCGTTTCCAAGAAGATACATTTTTAAAACTTTAGATGAAGAACCTTTAATTGAAGAGGAGAAAATATTAGCTGAGTTAATGATTAAAATAATTAAAGATAAAGAGTTGAGAGAGAAATATAGTAATGGTTTAGAGAGAGCTAAAGATTTTGATATTGATAAGATAGTTAAAGAGTGGGAAGGAGTAATTAAGAAAGTATTAAATAATAAAAATTAAAATAATTTTGTAATATCATAGAATAACTATAGATGATAAAGGTAAGGTATAAAATACAATGCTTGTTATGATGAATACAAAAATATAAAGTAAATTTAGTAATATATTAAAATATAAAGTAAAGAAGTTTTTATTGCTTCAGAATGATAATATGAAAATAATAGTCTTAAGACTTATTACTAAGTACATAGAATGCAATTAAGTATGGTAAACATATTTAAAGTGCGTTATTTTGAAGAATTTAGTAAAAAGTTAGCAAGATATGGTGTAAAGGGTCATGTAATAAATTTTGATATAACGTCTTTGTTATAAAAATATACCAATAAATCTATAATAATATTGTGCATTTCCATAGATTTGGAATATCGAATACCTCTTTTAACCAATCTTACACACGAGTTTCTGAATGTTAGGATGTTTCTTTCTACTCGTCCTATGTATTTCTTACCATTTTATGTCTTTCGTTAGGAAGTATGTTATAAGCTTTCCATTTATCAGTGTAAAATATACATTTATCCAATACTTTCTTAGGAAT contains the following coding sequences:
- the dgt gene encoding dGTP triphosphohydrolase, which translates into the protein MNFLERRIIKENGFEDDRSPYLRDRDRILFSRSFRRLGFKTQIITPIKKEINDHIRNRLTHSLEVLQISTSIARYINKEYKKYKLDISLCEAISLGHDIGHCPYGHIGEKAIFKFVFDENNNEKDDKDPKNNFKGKLRHNFQSLKVCCFLEKQYYPDFYGLNLTVATLDGIFKHTKMSKEELDEYNKIFSRYCDVFWKENEEMSKNIDIYVLDYFKTLFEYRSPYTIEGICVALSDEIAQICHDVEDLRRIGGIFCINIINDVYEEIKKKLEELISKESFEENIKKIFDEFKEAYNNSNIIKVERLYTKIIIKLALSSISKILFKLKEDTSEDDWKELIRDYHLGSFDDLINIIEKKKVEIDEINIYILKLFEDIQNIIKNSLDDHNIARWDVKGKDLYLELCKYLYDIMKDQHDIFKIFPKNMRKHLKLSYKVGKKLEEDYKIGDLRFKVPIWDYLAGMTDSYIIKEYESIIFKKVNIL
- a CDS encoding glycosyltransferase codes for the protein MDRNILIVISSLKKGGGAEKVAYTLGNLLEKVNFKVYFLNFYKYKEEYFFNRKFYLNEKLEHSIFSKLKKLVVRAKNIARFSKINKINLIISFMEEANFSSILAKTFNNNLKVIISIRQDVSVYTFLYRFLIKLLYPKADKIVAVSKEIEEILIKEYKIPKEKIKTIYNPHSIEEYQKLSKEPLEEKYKEIFKDSFVFINIGRLTEQKGQWFLIRAFKKVSERHPEAKLIILGEGGLRNKLEKLIKKLNLEDKVFLLGRQDNVFKFLKNSDCFVFSSLWEGLPNTVIEALSVNLPIISTDCKTGPREILAPELDIGEEINYPYYGKYGILTKPFPRRYIFKTLDEEPLIEEEKILAELMIKIIKDKELREKYSNGLERAKDFDIDKIVKEWEGVIKKVLNNKN
- a CDS encoding IS1 family transposase, with protein sequence MGRVERNILTFRNSCVRLVKRGIRYSKSMEMHNIIIDLLVYFYNKDVISKFIT
- the asnB gene encoding asparagine synthase (glutamine-hydrolyzing), which produces MCGINGIIRFNGKVEKEEILKMNKAIKHRGPDDEGAFVSNNIGLGHVRLAILDLSEKGHQPMGLTKEGKIIYKDDELEKADYIIVYNGEVYNYKELIEKFNLKTETGTDTEIILRLYQKLGFDCVKEFNGMWAFAIYDKEKNILFCSRDRLGVKPFYYYWDGEEFIFSSELKGILAVKKLNKKENINKEAVQLYFALGFIPSPWTIYNKTFKLEAAHNLVLDLAKREIKKWRYWELPKYNPIYDKKKLIEEGKKLLEDAVRIRMRSDVPVGAFLSGGLDSSTVVAVMSKFTDLKKLHTFSIGFEGKYDETPYIKTVVDHLKTQHHHYYFKEKDFEELIDKYVWIYDEPFGDYSGFPTYKVSELAKKYVTVCLSGDGGDEVFAGYMNHLAARRYELIKRIPKILRKALYLILSKLNKQKKLNSFFSLTTLTEALRLSLMADFKFYSEAFESERISPKVFKNWSENNLKYSLRVSNNCFAEAIRVYDLLFNTLSDHFLVKVDRASMANALEVRSPFLDYRFAEFSQKIPIEWKVNLFKTKKLMREIIENYLPKEIVNRGKWGFTPPLEEWILKEKYLKEIENNLKVLKEIDKELYNFFKEKVLKNKDQKIYKIYLIRLFIFIKWWERWTKN